In the Vulpes lagopus strain Blue_001 chromosome 16, ASM1834538v1, whole genome shotgun sequence genome, one interval contains:
- the LOC121476929 gene encoding collagen alpha-1(I) chain-like → MVVPPSPLPPPVTALATSSHLPSWASSPGWSPSSLWGRRARLCHPRHTGGTGEKGSCAPESGAEASVLGQPRAQRGPAPPGTGAEASVLGQPRGRAGVSAPGDGCRGQRPGAAPGSARASAPGDGCRGQGPGAAPGSARASAPGTGAEARVLGQLRAHWGPAPPGTGAEASVLGQPRAQRGPAPPGTGAEASVLGQPRAQRGPAPPASGSTAAVPGCCPGRPSGPPVVQRTSGKASAGGRGRVRRSCPPPPAAHQGPQVSGRASSGPEAPEPLARRRDPPASNGARAPAEGPQVSCGSGSGTLFCGLAIKAAEPGKPDSERLWAVGISGNDPTPGPEGCRQLSRGPGVEGAASGKSEKARLGPHPSRYTPAVCSHPPCPPVGPAAPRQRPIAPVGKAGWSLCRRRSRPSGC, encoded by the exons ATGGTCGTTCCACCGAGCCCGTTGCCGCCACCTGTCACAGCCTTGGCGACCTCGTCACACCTCCCCAGCTGGGCGTCCTCCCCGGGCTGGAGCCCCTCCAGTCTCTGGGGGCGCAGGGCGCGGCTGTGCCACCCCAGGCATACTGGGGGCACTGGGGAGAAGGGCAGCTGCGCCCCGGAAAGCGGTGCCGAGGCCAGcgtcctggggcagccccgggctcAGCGGGGGCCAGCGCCCCCGGGGACGGGTGCCGAGGCCAGcgtcctggggcagccccggggccgAGCGGGGGTCAGCGCCCCCGGGGACGGGTGCCGAGGCCAGcgtcctggggcagccccgggctcAGCGAGGGCCAGCGCCCCCGGGGACGGGTGCCGaggccagggtcctggggcagccccaggctCAGCGAGGGCCAGCGCCCCGGGGACGGGTGCCGaggccagggtcctggggcagcTCCGGGCTCATTGGGGGCCAGCGCCCCCGGGGACGGGTGCCGAGGCCAGcgtcctggggcagccccgggctcAGCGAGGGCCAGCGCCCCCGGGGACGGGTGCCGAGGCCAGcgtcctggggcagccccgggctcAGCGGGGGCCAGCGCCCCCGGCCTCCGGGTCCACGGCGGCTGTCCCCGGCTGCTGTCCCGGCCGACCCTCAGGGCCGCCAGTGGTTCAGCGCACGTCGGGGAAGGCGTCAGCGGGTGGCCGAGGCCGTGTTCGTCGCTCCTGCCCTCCGCCGCCCGCTGCACATCAGGGTCCGCAAGTCTCAGGACGTGCCTCGTCCGGCCCCGAGGCCCCGGAGCCCCTGGCTCGCCGCAGGGACCCGCCTGCAAGCAACGGCGCGAGGGCGCCCGCGGAGGGGCCGCAAGTTTCCTGCGGCTCCGGCTCCGGGACCTTATTTTGCGGGTTGG caATCAAAGCAGCAGAACCAGGAAAGCCCGATTCTGAACGACTCTGGGCTGTCGGAATATCAGGAAACGACCCGACTCCGGGGCCCGAGGGCTGCAGGCAGCTCTCCCGAGGGCCCGGCGTGGAGGGAGCGGCCTCGGGTAAGAGTGAGAAGGCCCGGCTGGGACCCCACCCCTCCCGTTACACACCTGCCGTCTGCTCACACCCACCGTGCCCTCCTGTCGGCCCTGCTGCCCCACGCCAGCGTCCCATCGCGCCGGTGGGGAAGGCAGGTTGGTCCCTCTGCCGCCGTCGAAGCCGACCAAGTGGCTGCTAA